In Nocardia yunnanensis, one DNA window encodes the following:
- a CDS encoding D-alanyl-D-alanine carboxypeptidase family protein has protein sequence MRTCARLLRAVVTAALVVAVGQIATVEQVASAAPIAARTPSFQSPRTQLPWTTAEPEGVRAPGAALADGITGTVLWSRELNTPVPIASIAKVMTALVAIGAGDLERPITVPPESIAYCVRNDGSSAGLAAGEVLTTHQLLYAMMLPSGCDAAYTLAEAYGPGQDGFIAKMNDTARLFGLGATQFADPSGLPIPADDSTYSTPADLIALAVRAMSLPVFREVAGAATYHLPAGPANREHQWRTTNQLLREYPGTIGIKTGSTDAAGACLLFESVRAGIPLIGVVLHSSPGNGALAKDDAVRMLDWAYDPIVSRLPIG, from the coding sequence ATGCGGACATGTGCCCGTTTGTTGCGCGCCGTCGTCACCGCGGCGCTGGTCGTGGCGGTCGGTCAGATCGCCACCGTCGAGCAGGTCGCCTCGGCGGCGCCGATCGCGGCGCGCACCCCATCGTTCCAGTCGCCCCGCACCCAATTGCCGTGGACGACCGCCGAACCCGAGGGCGTGCGGGCGCCGGGCGCCGCGCTGGCGGACGGCATCACCGGCACGGTGCTGTGGTCGCGGGAGCTGAACACGCCGGTCCCGATCGCCAGTATCGCGAAGGTGATGACGGCGCTGGTCGCCATCGGCGCGGGCGATCTGGAGCGGCCGATCACGGTGCCGCCGGAGAGCATCGCCTACTGCGTCCGCAACGACGGCAGCAGCGCGGGGCTGGCGGCCGGCGAGGTGCTGACCACCCATCAGCTGCTGTACGCGATGATGCTGCCGTCGGGCTGCGATGCCGCGTACACGCTGGCCGAGGCGTACGGTCCGGGCCAGGACGGCTTCATCGCCAAGATGAACGACACCGCGCGCCTGTTCGGTTTGGGCGCAACGCAATTCGCCGATCCCAGCGGGCTGCCGATCCCGGCCGACGACTCCACCTATTCCACGCCGGCCGATCTGATCGCGCTCGCGGTGCGCGCGATGAGCCTGCCGGTCTTCCGCGAGGTCGCCGGGGCGGCCACCTATCATTTGCCCGCCGGCCCGGCCAATCGCGAACACCAGTGGCGCACCACCAATCAGCTGCTGCGCGAATATCCGGGCACCATCGGCATCAAGACCGGTTCCACCGACGCCGCCGGCGCCTGCCTGCTGTTCGAATCCGTGCGCGCCGGCATCCCGTTGATCGGGGTGGTGCTGCACAGT